In Pyrus communis chromosome 1, drPyrComm1.1, whole genome shotgun sequence, the following are encoded in one genomic region:
- the LOC137733223 gene encoding mitogen-activated protein kinase kinase kinase 20-like: MEWIRGKEIGRGSFATIYTAKPTSPSSYLPLLVAVKASESGYSDSLKNEKQVLDQIGSCPQIIRCFGADHSVENGEKFYNLVLEYASGGTLADELKRNGGRLPEFDVQRHTKSVLRGLEFIHAKGFVHCDLKLQNVLVFGDGAAKIADFGLAKKAGESDNKVEVRGTPLYMAPESVNDNEYESCSDVWALGCLVAEMASGKPVWDHNPGVNMFKLLMRIGGDELPQIPEELSEDGKDFVSKCFVKDPRQRWTAEMLLEHAFVSGDDHTVLSEEKAQLSASPRGPFDFPDWVSVASSEISPQFVDWSGKNLDSEFDWSSRKSFVPAADRLRQLATEEKRNWSFSEDWVTIM, from the coding sequence ATGGAGTGGATTCGCGGTAAAGAAATCGGCCGGGGAAGCTTCGCCACCATCTACACAGCAAAACCCACCAGCCCATCTTCTTATCTTCCGCTGCTGGTGGCCGTGAAGGCGTCTGAATCCGGCTACTCTGATTCGCTCAAGAACGAGAAGCAAGTCCTCGACCAAATCGGCTCCTGCCCACAAATCATCCGCTGCTTCGGCGCCGATCACTCCGTCGAGAACGGCGAGAAATTCTACAACTTGGTTCTGGAGTACGCCAGCGGCGGCACTCTGGCGGACGAGCTCAAAAGAAACGGCGGACGCTTGCCGGAATTTGATGTTCAACGCCACACAAAGTCGGTGCTCAGAGGCCTTGAATTCATCCACGCAAAAGGGTTCGTCCACTGCGACTTGAAGCTTCAGAATGTCCTGGTTTTCGGCGACGGCGCGGCGAAAATTGCCGACTTCGGGCTGGCGAAGAAAGCAGGGGAATCGGATAACAAGGTCGAAGTAAGGGGAACGCCACTGTACATGGCGCCGGAATCTGTTAACGACAATGAATACGAGTCCTGCTCCGACGTCTGGGCTCTCGGGTGTTTGGTGGCGGAGATGGCGAGCGGGAAACCGGTGTGGGATCACAACCCCGGCGTGAACATGTTCAAGCTTCTGATGAGGATTGGGGGCGACGAGTTGCCGCAAATCCCAGAGGAGTTGAGTGAAGACGGCAAAGATTTTGTTTCCAAGTGTTTTGTGAAGGATCCAAGACAGAGATGGACGGCTGAGATGCTTCTTGAGCACGCGTTTGTTTCCGGCGATGATCACACTGTTCTATCGGAGGAGAAGGCGCAGCTGTCGGCATCTCCGAGAGGCCCATTCGATTTTCCGGATTGGGTTTCGGTGGCGAGTTCAGAAATTTCTCCACAATTTGTGGATTGGTCTGGGAAAAATTTGGACTCCGAGTTCGATTGGTCGTCGAGAAAGAGTTTCGTTCCGGCGGCTGATCGGTTGCGGCAATTGGCGACGGAGGAGAAACGCAATTGGTCGTTCTCTGAAGATTGGGTAACAATTATGTGA